A genome region from Frankineae bacterium MT45 includes the following:
- a CDS encoding SnoaL-like polyketide cyclase — protein sequence MTAVDPRVAIVNEHMRLENAYDFVGCTGVFGHAKYEIVADGELYDGAARVQDFLGQNHGAFPDFVFAPTRVAPTTDAVLVEGRFEGTHLGNWRGLPATGRRVDFAMCLIFEFEGESMVNEKVYFDLNTPLRQLGVADDPNSIRGKVDLVLTHPLVLIKALLRKLTHPSKK from the coding sequence GTGACCGCCGTTGATCCGCGGGTGGCGATAGTCAACGAGCACATGCGACTGGAGAATGCCTACGACTTCGTTGGCTGTACGGGCGTATTCGGCCATGCCAAGTACGAGATCGTCGCCGACGGCGAACTCTACGACGGCGCGGCACGGGTACAAGACTTTCTCGGACAGAACCACGGCGCCTTCCCTGACTTTGTCTTCGCGCCGACCCGGGTCGCGCCCACCACCGATGCCGTGCTGGTCGAAGGGCGGTTCGAGGGCACACATCTGGGGAACTGGCGAGGCCTACCGGCCACTGGCCGGAGGGTGGACTTCGCGATGTGCCTCATCTTCGAGTTCGAGGGTGAGTCGATGGTGAACGAGAAGGTGTACTTCGATCTGAACACGCCGCTGCGGCAACTCGGGGTGGCTGACGACCCGAACTCGATTCGGGGCAAGGTCGATCTGGTTCTGACTCACCCGCTCGTCCTCATCAAGGCGCTGCTGCGCAAGCTCACCCACCCATCGAAGAAGTAG
- a CDS encoding phenazine biosynthesis protein PhzF family, with product MTISSEVLRYTAFTRDPQGGNPAGVLLDATGVSPSHMQQIAADVGYSETAFLVPTGERTFAVRYFAPRAEVPFCGHATIAAAVAYAERAGDGPLHLDTPVGRVEVTTTAAGASAGQLVAATLQSVPPDVKELTPDDLTNLLAALGWSHEDLDPHLPPRVAYAGAWHPILPVATRSRLAALDYDFAQLGELMALRGWTTVNLIWRESPRVFHARNPFPPGGVVEDPATGAAAAALGGWLRALRLVEVPATVTVHQGADMGRPSLITVGIGALEGSGIDVSGTAVAMG from the coding sequence ATGACAATCAGCAGCGAAGTGCTGCGCTACACGGCGTTCACCCGCGACCCGCAGGGTGGCAATCCGGCCGGCGTCCTGCTGGACGCGACCGGTGTGAGCCCGAGCCATATGCAGCAGATCGCCGCCGACGTCGGCTACTCGGAGACGGCCTTCCTGGTGCCGACCGGGGAGCGAACCTTCGCCGTCCGCTACTTCGCGCCGCGGGCTGAGGTCCCATTCTGCGGCCATGCCACCATCGCCGCGGCCGTCGCCTACGCCGAGCGCGCCGGTGACGGTCCGCTGCACCTCGACACGCCGGTCGGCCGAGTAGAAGTCACGACGACCGCGGCTGGTGCGAGTGCCGGCCAGTTGGTGGCCGCGACTCTGCAGAGTGTGCCGCCCGACGTCAAGGAGTTGACACCAGACGATCTGACGAACCTGCTGGCCGCGCTCGGTTGGAGCCACGAGGATCTCGACCCGCATCTCCCGCCGCGCGTCGCCTACGCCGGTGCCTGGCACCCGATCCTCCCCGTCGCCACCCGCAGTCGGCTGGCCGCACTCGACTATGACTTCGCGCAGCTGGGTGAACTCATGGCGCTTCGCGGTTGGACGACGGTGAATCTCATCTGGCGGGAGTCGCCGCGGGTCTTCCATGCCCGTAACCCGTTCCCGCCCGGGGGAGTCGTCGAGGACCCGGCCACCGGGGCCGCTGCGGCTGCGCTCGGGGGTTGGCTGCGCGCGCTACGGCTCGTCGAGGTGCCGGCGACGGTCACCGTTCACCAAGGGGCAGACATGGGGCGGCCGAGCCTGATCACCGTCGGAATCGGCGCCTTGGAGGGGAGTGGTATCGACGTGAGTGGCACGGCGGTTGCCATGGGGTGA